In the genome of Candidatus Methanoperedens sp., the window GGAAGCAGACAACCGCAAATGGGGAACGTTTCTATACGCCGGAACTCAAGGAAAAGGAAGTGATGATACTTTCTGCTGACGAAAAAAGGATGGCGCTTGAGTTTGAGCTTTTCAATGTGGTCAATTCTCATATCGGAGGTAGGGCAAAGGAGCTTCAGCTTGCTGCCGGGGCATTGGGGGAACTTGACGTAACTGCGAACCTTGCCGAGATAGCTGTGAACAGCAAATATGCAAGACCGGAAGTGAATGAGAGCTGCAGCATCCTTATCCGGGACGGGAGGCATCCGGTCGTGGAGAGAACGCTTCCGGGTTTTGTCCCGAACGATACTCAAATGGACTGCCAGGAGAACCAGTTCCTGCTCCTCACCGGTCCCAACATGGCAGGAAAATCCACATACATGAGGCAGACCGCGTTGATCGTGATAATGGCGCAGATCGGAAGTTTCGTGCCTGCCTCTTATGCCTCAGTGGGGATCGCTGACAGGATATTCACGCGTGTGGGGGCATTCGATGACCTTTCCAGCGGGCAGAGTACATTCATGGTGGAGATGGTTGAGCTTGCCAACATCCTGAATAATGCTACGCCAAGAAGCCTCATTCTTCTTGATGAAATAGGGAGGGGAACGAGCACCTATGACGGGTACAGTATCGCAAAGGCAGTGGTTGAATTCATACATAACAAAGACCGTGTAGGTGTCAGGTCACTTTTCGCAACGCATTATCATGAGCTTACTGCGATGGAAAAAATGCTGAAAAAGGTTAAGAATTACCATATCGCAGTAAAAGAAGAAGGCAACGATCTGGTATTCCTCCGAAAGATCGTTCCGGGGGCGACCGACAGGAGCTATGGTATCCATGTTGCCCGACTTGCCGGGGTTCCGTTGAAGGTGACCCAGAGGGCAAAGGAGATATTAAGAGAGACAGAGAACGGGAGCGCAATAAATAAGGGTAGGGAAAGTTCCAGGTTTACACAGCTCATGCTTTTCGGGCCGGAATCCGGAAAAGAATCGCCGATTCTCGAGGAATTAAAAAACCTGAATGTGGATGCAATGACGCCTCTGGATGCGCTTAATGCGCTCGCTGCGCTCAAGAAGAGAGTGGAGCGGTAATCTCCGGAATGCAATATCATGCTCGTAGCATTCTTTTTCGTACGGTAACTTAAATTCAACAAGCTCAACAGAAAAATAGGTCGCGGTTATTTTGAAAATTGTTTTAATTAATAATAGCTTTTCCAGCCCTCGCATATCAATTCATATTTCTATCCATATTTCTAATATAAATATACAACGGAAGGGCAATAAACGCGTATAACCCGAAAAAAACAAGTACATCCGAACCTGCGGCGCCGCTTGATAATCTGGTCACAAGATTAAAAGGCGAATTTGCGAAGAGATATCCGCCCATGAACAGCAGTATGAGAATAAGGGAATATACATACTGCGAAATGATCCGTTCCCTGTATCTGACAGCAACAATTGCCCCGACAAGGACGATCACAGAAGCGACTATCCCTGCCAGCAGCAGTATTAACCAGGTGTTATGAACTTCAATATGGTTAAACCGCAGGAGTGCGAGCCATAAGAAAGCCTGCAAAGGGACGATCATCACTGCGGTTATCATTTTACCGTAGATTATTTCCAAAAAAGAAACCGGGGATACCAGCAGTAGATCCATTGTCTTACGCTCATATTCCTCGGTTATCATATCAATTATCAGGCCGCCAGAAATGAAAACAGGGGTAAATACAAGGAGCGGGATAAGTATGCCGTAAATAAACTCAAAATAGGTCGAAGTTTTCTTGGGAACGTCATCGACATATAATCGTATCGGCTCAAAACCTGTCCTTGGATTTCTTGCATCCCTCACATACGTTTCAAAATCCTCAAGGGGTTTCTTGAGCGCAAGGGTAACAAG includes:
- a CDS encoding ABC transporter permease; this encodes MGNVTAVAQKEMKSLLSEKTLILAIIIQLMLASFSSLLVIGLASFFDPSALDKYDAPRAKVGIVGGGDLKQFIGKSQVAPHYYIDLPSALADFNNNKIDAVLVVPAVSPDGNEIIQLVLYLPKSDIKGTLVTLALKKPLEDFETYVRDARNPRTGFEPIRLYVDDVPKKTSTYFEFIYGILIPLLVFTPVFISGGLIIDMITEEYERKTMDLLLVSPVSFLEIIYGKMITAVMIVPLQAFLWLALLRFNHIEVHNTWLILLLAGIVASVIVLVGAIVAVRYRERIISQYVYSLILILLFMGGYLFANSPFNLVTRLSSGAAGSDVLVFFGLYAFIALPLYIYIRNMDRNMN